One Ananas comosus cultivar F153 linkage group 1, ASM154086v1, whole genome shotgun sequence DNA window includes the following coding sequences:
- the LOC109710990 gene encoding receptor protein kinase TMK1-like, which produces MNARINVLLVVVVVLVLLPGGVLCETDPGDYAVLDEFRKLLDNPEKLGWPSEGSDPCGPPLWPHVYCSGSRVSQIQVQNNRFRGPLPSLRGLPVLQFAFLNDNLFDAVPPDFLGALPALQVLSLDYNPLNLTTGGWSLPPDLTDSSALVNLTLSRAGLVGPIPDFLGALPSLAVLQLSYNNLSGPLPASFAGLSSLHTLWLNNQQGAAALSGPLDVLPSMTMLADVWLHGNAFSGPIPPSVGALSALTRLWLNSNRLVGLIPTNLTSLPALQSLQLDNNMLVGPIPAVRYNFTYTGNSFCSSTPGAPCSPQVAALLDFLGGVNYPYRLAQSWSGDNPCSGNWIGVSCSGGGKVSVINLPNFGLNGTISPSLGELDGLVDIKLGGNNLTGTIPANLTSLKSLATLDVSSNNLKPPVPAFSSSVKLLVDGNPALTGSSPPTSGSPPSPGSPGNENNSPNSPSNSPPSEGGGGFTKSSKHFNALVVVIPIFVGVILIISAVVFLLYRRQKGKKNGTAPSPIVIHPRDPSDPDNMVKIVIANNTNNNGSLSSDLRSGESSVSSNTRIIEAGNFIISLQVLRNATKNFAQENVLGRGGFGVVYKGMLHDGTMIAVKRMEASVLSNKAIDEFQAEIAVLTKVRHRNLVSILGYSIEDAERLLVYEYMPQGALSKHLFRWKQLGLEPLSWKKRLNIALDVARGMEYLHNLAHQCFIHRDLKSSNILLGDDYRAKVSDFGLVKLAPDGNSVVTRLAGTFGYLAPEYAVTGKITTKADVFSYGVVLMELITGLMALDESRAEETRYLASWFYNIKNSKEKLRAAIDLSLDVTDETFESIRIIAELAGHCTAREPHQRPDMGHAVNVLAPLVEKWKPIKDEQEEYLGIDFRQPLLQMVKGWQAGDSTTSDVSTVGLSLDDSKGSIPARPAGFAESFTSADGR; this is translated from the exons ATGAACGCCCGCATAAACGTCcttctcgtcgtcgtcgtcgtcctcgtgcTGCTGCCTGGGGGTGTATTATGCGAGACCGACCCGGGCGACTATGCGGTGCTTGACGAGTTCCGGAAGCTTCTGGACAACCCGGAGAAGCTGGGGTGGCCGTCGGAGGGATCCGACCCGTGCGGGCCCCCGCTGTGGCCCCACGTGTACTGCTCCGGCTCGCGCGTGTCCCAGATCCAGGTCCAGAACAACCGCTTCCGCGgccccctcccctccctccgCGGCCTCCCCGTCCTGCAGTTCGCCTTCCTCAACGACAACCTCTTCGACGCCGTCCCCCCGGACTTCCTCGGCGCCCTCCCCGCCCTCCAGGTCCTCTCCCTCGACTACAACCCCCTCAACCTCACCACCGGCGGTTGGTCCCTCCCGCCCGACCTTACGGACTCCTCCGCCCTCGTCAATCTCACCCTCTCCCGCGCCGGCCTCGTCGGCCCCATCCCCGACTTCCTCGGCGCCCTGCCGTCCCTCGCCGTCCTCCAGCTCTCCTACAACAATCTCTCCGGCCCCCTCCCCGCCTCCTTCGCCGGCCTCTCCAGCCTGCACACCCTCTGGCTCAACAACCAGCAGGGCGCCGCCGCCCTCTCCGGCCCCCTCGACGTCCTCCCCTCCATGACCATGCTCGCCGACGTCTGGCTCCACGGCAACGCCTTCTCCGGCCCCATCCCCCCCTCCGTCGGCGCCCTCTCCGCCCTCACCCGCCTCTGGCTCAACAGCAACCGCCTCGTCGGATTGATCCCCACCAATTTGACCTCCCTCCCCGCCCTGCAGTCCCTGCAGCTCGACAACAACATGCTGGTCGGCCCCATCCCCGCCGTCCGCTACAACTTCACTTACACCGGCAACTCCTTCTGCTCGTCCACCCCCGGCGCTCCCTGCTCCCCGCAGGTCGCCGCGCTCTTGGATTTCCTCGGCGGCGTCAACTACCCCTACAGGCTCGCGCAGTCTTGGTCCGGCGACAACCCTTGCTCCGGGAACTGGATCGGGGTTTCGTGCTCCGGCGGCGGTAAGGTTTCGGTCATCAATCTGCCGAATTTCGGGCTGAACGGCACGATCAGCCCGTCGTTGGGCGAGTTGGACGGCCTCGTCGATATCAAACTCGGCGGAAACAATCTTACCGGAACCATTCCCGCGAATTTAACCTCGCTGAAATCGCTCGCGACGTTGGATGTGTCTTCGAATAATTTGAAGCCCCCCGTTCCGGCTTTTAGCAGCAGCGTGAAACTCCTTGTCGACGGAAACCCGGCATTGACCGGTTCGTCTCCGCCTACTAGCGGTTCCCCTCCTTCGCCCGGTTCTCCGGGTAATGAGAACAATTCGCCGAATTCTCCGAGCAATTCTCCTCCCTCTGAAGGCGGCGGAGGATTCACCAAGAGCTCTAAACATTTTAATGCCCTAGTCGTGGTGATTCCGATCTTTGTCGGGGTAATTTTGATAATCTCTGCTGTTGTTTTCCTTTTGTATCGGAGGCAGAAGGGGAAAAAGAATGGAACGGCGCCTAGTCCTATTGTTATTCATCCTCGAGACCCATCGGATCCCGATAATATGGTTAAAATTGTGATTGCGAACAACACGAACAATAACGGCTCGCTATCTAGCGATCTTCGTAGCGGAGAGAGCAGCGTATCGAGCAACACTCGCATCATCGAGGCGGGCAATTTCATAATCTCGCTTCAAGTCCTTCGCAACGCCACGAAAAACTTTGCGCAGGAAAATGTTCTCGGGCGGGGAGGATTTGGGGTGGTCTACAAGGGAATGCTGCATGACGGGACGATGATCGCAGTTAAGAGGATGGAGGCGAGCGTTCTGAGCAACAAAGCGATAGACGAATTCCAAGCTGAGATTGCCGTGCTCACTAAAGTGCGCCACCGTAATTTGGTCTCCATACTGGGCTATTCCATAGAAGACGCCGAGAGGCTTCTTGTTTACGAGTACATGCCGCAAGGGGCTTTAAGCAAGCACTTGTTCCGGTGGAAGCAGCTTGGTTTGGAGCCCTTGTCGTGGAAGAAGCGGCTTAATATTGCGTTAGATGTAGCCCGAGGAATGGAGTACCTCCATAATTTGGCTCATCAGTGCTTCATCCATAGAGATCTCAAGTCGTCGAACATTCTACTCGGCGATGATTACAGAGCTAAAGTCTCTGATTTTGGACTTGTTAAGCTTGCACCCGATGGGAACTCTGTGGTGACCAGACTTGCTGGGACTTTTGGATACCTTGCGCCTGAATATGCTG tGACTGGGAAAATCACAACAAAAGCTGATGTCTTCAGCTATGGTGTGGTTCTGATGGAGCTAATAACGGGCCTCATGGCCCTCGACGAGTCCCGGGCGGAGGAGACGCGCTACCTCGCCTCATGGTTCTACAACATCAAGAACTCCAAAGAAAAACTAAGGGCGGCAATTGACTTGTCTCTCGATGTTACAGATGAGACCTTCGAGAGCATACGCATTATTGCGGAGCTTGCGGGCCACTGCACGGCCCGTGAGCCACACCAGAGGCCTGACATGGGCCACGCGGTGAACGTGCTTGCCCCGCTGGTCGAGAAGTGGAAGCCCATTAAGGACGAGCAGGAAGAGTATTTAGGAATTGACTTTCGCCAGCCTCTCCTTCAAATGGTGAAAGGGTGGCAGGCTGGTGATAGCACGACTAGCGACGTGAGCACTGTGGGCCTGAGCCTTGATGATAGCAAAGGGAGCATCCCGGCCCGGCCTGCAGGGTTCGCGGAGTCCTTCACGTCTGCAGATGGACGGTGA